One part of the Deltaproteobacteria bacterium genome encodes these proteins:
- the ltrA gene encoding group II intron reverse transcriptase/maturase produces MGERVGETWPDTVRIETMTTRLARFTQRARELRRERFTSLMGLLFDLEGLRASFERQDGRKAPGVDGIRKEDYAEGLEERLAELSGRLRRLSYRPKPVRRVYIPKGDGRHRPLGIPSFEDRIVQDRLSQILQAIWEPEFCECSYGFRPDRSAHDALRRMAEIITNEHTQWVVEADVKGFFDHVSHDHLMRFLEHRIADPRFLRILRRFLKAGVMEDGVVSASEEGTPQGGLVSPVLANIYLHYVLDLWFEKRFGKSCRGKAYLVRFADDFVACFEDEEDARRFLPELTERLVAFDLEVEPRKTSVLRFGSEAERECWRDGLRRPATFSFLGFTHFVSRSRRGHFVVGRKTEGKRFCKKLKLLNQRLRALRVEGGRAMMAHVESHLRGHIQYYGVSGNTRSLRNYFFRACRLLCKWLNRRSQRRSITWARYWPIISGRMPYPRIVHNLYPHPQWMTQTGSRMV; encoded by the coding sequence TTGGGAGAACGGGTAGGGGAAACATGGCCCGACACAGTGCGGATTGAGACCATGACCACAAGACTTGCTCGTTTCACACAGAGGGCGCGCGAGCTTCGGCGGGAGCGATTTACCTCGTTGATGGGGTTGCTCTTCGATCTGGAGGGGTTGCGTGCCAGCTTTGAGCGCCAGGATGGAAGGAAGGCGCCCGGGGTGGATGGGATAAGAAAGGAGGACTATGCGGAGGGGTTAGAGGAGCGGCTGGCTGAATTGAGCGGTCGGTTACGCCGTCTGAGCTATCGGCCTAAGCCGGTGCGGCGGGTGTACATTCCCAAAGGGGATGGCCGACATCGCCCGTTGGGGATTCCCAGCTTCGAGGACCGGATCGTGCAGGACAGGCTTAGCCAAATCTTGCAGGCGATCTGGGAACCGGAGTTTTGTGAGTGCTCGTATGGTTTTCGGCCGGATCGGAGCGCGCATGATGCGTTACGGCGGATGGCGGAGATCATTACCAATGAGCATACTCAATGGGTGGTGGAAGCGGACGTCAAAGGGTTTTTCGACCATGTCAGTCACGACCATTTGATGCGCTTCCTGGAGCACCGCATAGCCGACCCAAGGTTTCTGCGCATCCTTCGGCGGTTCCTCAAGGCAGGGGTAATGGAGGACGGAGTGGTGAGTGCGAGTGAGGAAGGGACACCCCAAGGTGGCCTGGTTTCTCCCGTACTGGCTAACATTTACCTCCATTATGTACTGGACCTCTGGTTCGAGAAGCGCTTTGGGAAATCATGCCGAGGGAAAGCGTACCTGGTACGTTTTGCGGATGATTTCGTCGCCTGCTTCGAGGATGAGGAGGACGCCCGGCGATTCCTGCCCGAGTTAACAGAACGGCTGGTGGCTTTTGACTTAGAGGTAGAGCCTCGGAAAACGTCAGTATTGCGTTTTGGTAGTGAGGCCGAGCGGGAGTGCTGGAGGGATGGGTTGCGGCGACCCGCCACCTTTTCCTTCCTTGGCTTCACGCACTTTGTCAGCCGTAGCCGTCGAGGACACTTCGTGGTGGGCCGCAAGACAGAGGGGAAGCGGTTCTGCAAGAAGCTGAAATTGCTGAACCAACGTCTGCGGGCCTTGAGAGTCGAAGGAGGCAGAGCCATGATGGCGCATGTGGAGAGTCATCTCCGGGGCCATATTCAATACTACGGGGTCAGCGGTAATACGCGAAGCTTGCGGAATTACTTTTTCCGGGCCTGTAGGCTCCTTTGTAAATGGCTCAACCGTCGCAGTCAACGCCGTTCTATCACGTGGGCGCGGTACTGGCCGATTATTTCTGGCCGGATGCCCTATCCTCGCATTGTTCACAATCTTTATCCCCATCCTCAGTGGATGACTCAAACTGGGA